One genomic segment of Sorex araneus isolate mSorAra2 chromosome X, mSorAra2.pri, whole genome shotgun sequence includes these proteins:
- the ALKAL2 gene encoding ALK and LTK ligand 2: protein MRGPARPLLLALLLVLGAARPGPGVAEPRAAADRQTLLRLIVEIIQELKRHHSGEPKRLQLLGARELGDPAGPPEEQRVEIVPRDLRMKDKFLKHLTGPLYFSPKCSKHFHRLYHNTRDCTIPAYYKRCARLLTRLAVSPMCMEG, encoded by the exons ATGCGCGGACCCGCGCGGCCGCTCCTGCTGGCGCTGCTGCTCGTGCTGGGggcggcgcggcccggcccgggggtCGCCGAGCCCCGCGCGGCTGCCGACCGGCAGACGCTGCTGCGGCTCATCGTGGAGATCATCCAGGAGCTCAAGCGCCACCACTCCGGGGAGCCCAAGCGGCTGCAGCTGCTCGGCGCGCGGGAGCTGGGGGACCCGGCGGGGCCCCCCGAGGAGCAGCGAGTGG AAATTGTTCCTCGTGATCTGAGGATGAAGGACAAGTTTTTAAAGCATCTTACTG GCCCTCTGTACTTCAGCCCCAAGTGCAGCAAACACTTTCACAGACTCTACCACAACACCCGAGACTGCACCATCCCAGCAT ACTACAAGAGGTGTGCTCGGCTCCTGACCCGGCTGGCTGTCAGCCCCATGTGCATGGAGGGATGA